A genomic segment from Ciona intestinalis chromosome 10, KH, whole genome shotgun sequence encodes:
- the zf(c2h2)-129 gene encoding zinc finger protein ZF(C2H2)-129, with translation MSRRKQSNPQHVHNHDDDFIETHKSKKTKYMTRLQDESPKDQHLESAPTTNTNELDYKYSDSSQSSGEPGSPLPNRINVERKFGCSRCGVAFLQRSSLEVHQENYCTGQRYKLECKICGAKFSDKDMFEMHMEVHSWKFTCHLCQTQYETQESYDRHFAVHVTKPNGSCKICTYKSLSPEDMTKHLKVHRNYSGNHFPTDCKNASQGKVKEDLPCATEREETGDACVQSSKAITKVKPPEKSNEPKEGSFTCIVCSVCFDEVDSLQQHLLNVHASNQPKKAVMKPKEASIPNFRRHSIAVNRIEPEISSSPHHSAVGIKRKFSDVEQRNIPARRNDMFLKFAQENSSRNEGVLMGRPIIRYPGTNNHVSPERYRCTDCDISFESLNNFRVHKKYYCSERRVIMKESEINRANKNPAKKKRASKAGSQEGESMHHEPDEDKQTSPESSVKSTKETEQRPLRKTPARHSRKVKKYECKECSIRFSKFDTYLAHKKYYCESRRSEKSTGKHPHVIPHDKSSESSSDADTHPVDRSNLRRNSLGTNRSPFQEPLRHDLLPDFPFPYPDIHMMLGDPNQVSALLTPLVKLYISSMKYNMLQSERKVGNRRVPNLDNDSVTRDDAAGHSPRARSDNPSVKLRPIKTEKNEDELVRSAAPTETSRAENVHSLKTLNPSIIQFPVSIKQEAVTTI, from the exons ATGTCCCGTAGAAAGCAAAGTAATCCACAACACGTACATAACCACGATGATGATTTCATTG AAACgcataaaagcaaaaaaacaaaatacatgacCCGATTACAAGATGAAAGTCCTAAAGATCAACATTTGGAAAG tgcaccaacaacaaatacaaacGAACTTGACTACAAATACTCAGATTCGAGTCAATCCTCGGGTGAACCAGGATCCCCTCTGCCGAaca GAATAAATGTTGAGAGAAAGTTTGGTTGCAGCAGATGTGGTGTTGCTTTTCTACAGAGGAGCTCACTTGAGGTACACCAGGAGAACTACTGCACTGGTCAGCGTTACAAGTTGGAATGCAAGATATGCGGAGCCAAATTTTCCGATAAAGACATGTTCGAG ATGCACATGGAAGTACATTCGTGGAAATTTACTTGTCACCTATGCCAGACGCAATATGAGACCCAAGAGTCCTATGATAGACACTTCGCAGTGCATGTAACGAAACCAAATGGATCGTGCAAAATTTGTACTTACAAGTCACTTTCGCCAGAAGATATGACAAAGCATTTGAAAGTACATCGGAATTATTCTGGTAATCATTTTCCAACTGACTGTAAAAATGCTAGTCAAGGAAAAGTAAAAGAAGACTTACCATGTGCAACGGAGCGCGAAGAAACTGGAGACGCATGTGTGCAGAGTAGTAAGGCGATAACGAAGGTAAAACCACCTGAAAAATCGAATGAACCTAAAGAGGGTAGTTTTACATGCATTGTGTGTTCTGTATGTTTTGACGAGGTCGACTCGCTGCAGCAGCACTTACTAAATGTACATGCGTCTAACCAACCAAAGAAAGCTGTAATGAAACCTAAAGAAGCATCCATTCCGAACTTTCGTCGCCACAGCATTGCAGTGAACCGGATAGAACCAGAAATATCATCGAGCCCACATCATTCTGCTGTTGGGATAAAGCGCAAGTTTTCGGATGttgaacaaagaaatattccTGCTCGACGCAATGATATGTTTCTAAAGTTTGCTCAAGAAAACTCCTCTCGTAATGAAGGGGTGCTAATGGGGAGACCTATCATACGTTACCCGGGAACAAACAACCACGTCTCACCTGAAAGATATCGTTGCACAGATTGTGATATCAGCTTTGagagtttaaacaatttcagAGTGCATAAAAAGTATTATTGTTCCGAAAGACGGGTAATAATGAAAGAAAGCGAAATTAACAGGGCAAATAAAAATCCAGCAAAGAAGAAGCGCGCGTCAAAAGCTGGTTCCCAAGAGGGAGAATCAATGCATCATGAACCAGACGAAGATAAACAAACATCACCAGAATCCAGTGTGAAGTCGACCAAGGAAACAGAGCAGCGACCACTTCGCAAAACCCCCGCGCGTCACTCTCGAAAAGTTAAGAAATACGAATGCAAGGAATGCAGTATCCGATTTTCCAAGTTTGACACCTACTTGGCCCATAAGAAGTATTACTGTGAGAGTCGAAGAAGTGAAAAATCGACAGGAAAACATCCCCACGTCATACCACATGACAAAAGCAGCGAATCATCGTCGGACGCTGATACACATCCAGTTGATAG GTCTAACCTCCGTAGGAATAGCCTTGGGACGAACCGTAGTCCATTCCAGGAGCCTCTTCGTCATGATTTGCTTCCCGACTTTCCATTTCCCTATCCTGATATACACATGATGTTGGGTGATCCAAACCAAGTTTCAGCTCTGCTTACGCCACTTGTAAAGCTTTATATTTCATCCATGAAGTACAACATGCTCCAGTCAGAAAGGAAAGTTGGAAATCGTCGAGTCCCAAATTTGGATAACGATTCAGTGACCCGAGACGATGCTGCAGGGCATTCACCACGCGCACGAAGCGACAACCCTTCAGTTAAACTCCGCCCgattaaaacagaaaagaaCGAAGACGAACTTGTCCGTTCCGCGGCTCCAACGGAAACTTCCCGCGCCGAAAACGTTCActctttaaaaactttaaacccCTCTATTATTCAATTCCCTGTAAGCATAAAACAAGAAGCTGTGACAACAATATAA
- the zf(c2h2)-129 gene encoding zinc finger protein ZF(C2H2)-129 isoform X2: MSRRKQSNPQHVHNHDDDFIETHKSKKTKYMTRLQDESPKDQHLESAPTTNTNELDYKYSDSSQSSGEPGSPLPNRINVERKFGCSRCGVAFLQRSSLEVHQENYCTGQRYKLECKICGAKFSDKDMFEMHMEVHSWKFTCHLCQTQYETQESYDRHFAVHVTKPNGSCKICTYKSLSPEDMTKHLKVHRNYSGNHFPTDCKNASQGKVKEDLPCATEREETGDACVQSSKAITKVKPPEKSNEPKEGSFTCIVCSVCFDEVDSLQQHLLNVHASNQPKKAVMKPKEASIPNFRRHSIAVNRIEPEISSSPHHSAVGIKRKFSDVEQRNIPARRNDMFLKFAQENSSRNEGVLMGRPIIRYPGTNNHVSPERYRCTDCDISFESLNNFRVHKKYYCSERRVIMKESEINRANKNPAKKKRASKAGSQEGESMHHEPDEDKQTSPESSVKSTKETEQRPLRKTPARHSRKVKKYECKECSIRFSKFDTYLAHKKYYCESRRSEKSTGKHPHVIPHDKSSESSSDADTHPVDRNSLGTNRSPFQEPLRHDLLPDFPFPYPDIHMMLGDPNQVSALLTPLVKLYISSMKYNMLQSERKVGNRRVPNLDNDSVTRDDAAGHSPRARSDNPSVKLRPIKTEKNEDELVRSAAPTETSRAENVHSLKTLNPSIIQFPVSIKQEAVTTI, from the exons ATGTCCCGTAGAAAGCAAAGTAATCCACAACACGTACATAACCACGATGATGATTTCATTG AAACgcataaaagcaaaaaaacaaaatacatgacCCGATTACAAGATGAAAGTCCTAAAGATCAACATTTGGAAAG tgcaccaacaacaaatacaaacGAACTTGACTACAAATACTCAGATTCGAGTCAATCCTCGGGTGAACCAGGATCCCCTCTGCCGAaca GAATAAATGTTGAGAGAAAGTTTGGTTGCAGCAGATGTGGTGTTGCTTTTCTACAGAGGAGCTCACTTGAGGTACACCAGGAGAACTACTGCACTGGTCAGCGTTACAAGTTGGAATGCAAGATATGCGGAGCCAAATTTTCCGATAAAGACATGTTCGAG ATGCACATGGAAGTACATTCGTGGAAATTTACTTGTCACCTATGCCAGACGCAATATGAGACCCAAGAGTCCTATGATAGACACTTCGCAGTGCATGTAACGAAACCAAATGGATCGTGCAAAATTTGTACTTACAAGTCACTTTCGCCAGAAGATATGACAAAGCATTTGAAAGTACATCGGAATTATTCTGGTAATCATTTTCCAACTGACTGTAAAAATGCTAGTCAAGGAAAAGTAAAAGAAGACTTACCATGTGCAACGGAGCGCGAAGAAACTGGAGACGCATGTGTGCAGAGTAGTAAGGCGATAACGAAGGTAAAACCACCTGAAAAATCGAATGAACCTAAAGAGGGTAGTTTTACATGCATTGTGTGTTCTGTATGTTTTGACGAGGTCGACTCGCTGCAGCAGCACTTACTAAATGTACATGCGTCTAACCAACCAAAGAAAGCTGTAATGAAACCTAAAGAAGCATCCATTCCGAACTTTCGTCGCCACAGCATTGCAGTGAACCGGATAGAACCAGAAATATCATCGAGCCCACATCATTCTGCTGTTGGGATAAAGCGCAAGTTTTCGGATGttgaacaaagaaatattccTGCTCGACGCAATGATATGTTTCTAAAGTTTGCTCAAGAAAACTCCTCTCGTAATGAAGGGGTGCTAATGGGGAGACCTATCATACGTTACCCGGGAACAAACAACCACGTCTCACCTGAAAGATATCGTTGCACAGATTGTGATATCAGCTTTGagagtttaaacaatttcagAGTGCATAAAAAGTATTATTGTTCCGAAAGACGGGTAATAATGAAAGAAAGCGAAATTAACAGGGCAAATAAAAATCCAGCAAAGAAGAAGCGCGCGTCAAAAGCTGGTTCCCAAGAGGGAGAATCAATGCATCATGAACCAGACGAAGATAAACAAACATCACCAGAATCCAGTGTGAAGTCGACCAAGGAAACAGAGCAGCGACCACTTCGCAAAACCCCCGCGCGTCACTCTCGAAAAGTTAAGAAATACGAATGCAAGGAATGCAGTATCCGATTTTCCAAGTTTGACACCTACTTGGCCCATAAGAAGTATTACTGTGAGAGTCGAAGAAGTGAAAAATCGACAGGAAAACATCCCCACGTCATACCACATGACAAAAGCAGCGAATCATCGTCGGACGCTGATACACATCCAGTTGATAG GAATAGCCTTGGGACGAACCGTAGTCCATTCCAGGAGCCTCTTCGTCATGATTTGCTTCCCGACTTTCCATTTCCCTATCCTGATATACACATGATGTTGGGTGATCCAAACCAAGTTTCAGCTCTGCTTACGCCACTTGTAAAGCTTTATATTTCATCCATGAAGTACAACATGCTCCAGTCAGAAAGGAAAGTTGGAAATCGTCGAGTCCCAAATTTGGATAACGATTCAGTGACCCGAGACGATGCTGCAGGGCATTCACCACGCGCACGAAGCGACAACCCTTCAGTTAAACTCCGCCCgattaaaacagaaaagaaCGAAGACGAACTTGTCCGTTCCGCGGCTCCAACGGAAACTTCCCGCGCCGAAAACGTTCActctttaaaaactttaaacccCTCTATTATTCAATTCCCTGTAAGCATAAAACAAGAAGCTGTGACAACAATATAA
- the LOC100179193 gene encoding 3-phosphoinositide-dependent protein kinase 1 — protein MEKFTSVPNKKGPDDFMVAKLLGEDEESTVVLAQDVSSGKYYAIKILDQEKLSQEDKLSQVKKEQHVISRLEHPFFVKLHYTFEDEKRLYFVLSYAKNGELLSYIEANTYLPLECAKFYSAEIVLALEYLYGMHIIHRDLKPENILLTDDMHIQITDFGTAKLPPENRTNSERTTSFVGTAEYVPPELLTTKRSCASSDLWALGCIVYQMLTGKTPFHDDSEYFVFQKIVSRDFKCPPAMNEDAQDLIGKLLVVDPDDRLGSARQGGFDRLKAHPFFRGINWQNLHKETPPMMHRPSSVLGKDRLGSETFKTAEDRLSPSKGGTMRRVSQGMDKQLRLQCSDPEDNEGYGLSLNLSEEEKERRLSKQAETPWNKFANGRLILKIGELEKKRGLSLKYRHFILLEGPRIIYIDSSTMEIKGEIPWSKELMTEVKTFKVFLVHVPGRTYHLIDRKGNAIKWCRKIEEVKQFYIEQNRL, from the exons ATGGAAAAGTTTACTTCTGTTCCGAATAAAAAGGGACCGGACGATTTTATGGTTGCCAAGTTGCTTGGCGAAGACGAAGAGTCCACG GTGGTTCTGGCGCAAGACGTGTCTTCTGGCAAATACTACGCAA TTAAAATTTTGGATCAAGAGAAACTATCACAAGAAGATAAATTGAGTCAAGTGAAAAAGGAACAACACGTGATAAGTCGTCTTGAACATCCCTTTTTCGTGAAATTACATTATACATTTGAGGACGAAAAGAGATTAT ATTTTGTGCTAAGTTATGCTAAAAATGGTGAATTGCTATCTTACATAGAAGCAAATACTTACCTACCTCTTGAGTGTGCGAAGTTCTATTCTGCTGAAATAGTGTTGGCCTTGGAATACCTTTATGGTATGCACATTATTCACAG GGATCTAAAACCAGAAAACATTTTACTAACTGACGACATGCATATTCAAATTACTGATTTTGGGACAGCGAAGTTACCACCTGAAAACAGAACAAATTCAG AACGGACAACTTCTTTCGTGGGAACTGCCGAGTACGTACCACCAGAATTATTGACTACTAAGCGTTCTTGTGCCAG TTCGGACCTATGGGCTTTGGGTTGTATTGTGTACCAGATGTTAACCGGGAAAACCCCTTTCCATGATGACAGCGAATACTTCGTGTTCCAAAAAATCGTGAGTCGCGATTTTAAATGCCCACCTGCAATGAATGAAGACGCGCAGGACTTAATTGGCAAACTGCTG GTGGTGGATCCAGATGACAGGCTGGGATCCGCACGACAAGGTGGGTTCGATCGACTGAAGGCTCACCCATTTTTCCGAGGCATCAACTGGCAGAATTTGCACAAAGAGACTCCACCTATGATGCACAGACCAAGCTCTGTGTTGGGGAAAGATCGGCTTGGAAGTGAG actTTCAAGACTGCAGAGGATAGATTGTCTCCTTCGAAGGGTGGTACCATGCGAAGAGTAAGCCAGGGTATGGACAAACAACTGAG ATTACAATGTAGTGATCCAGAGGACAACGAAGGGTACGGgcttagtttaaatttatccGAAGAGGAAAAAGAGAGAAGATTGTCGAAACAAGCGGAAACACCATG GAATAAATTTGCTAATGGGcgcttgattttaaaaatcggGGAACTAGAGAAGAAGAGAGGTCTCTCGCTTAAATATCGACACTTTATTCTGTTAGAAGGTCCACGTATTATATACATTGATTCGTCAACCATGGAGATCAAAGGAGAAATACCCTG GTCAAAGGAGTTGATGACAGAGGTCAAAACGTTCAAAGTGTTCCTTGTTCACGTG CCAGGAAGAACATACCACCTAATCGATAGAAAAGGAAACGCAATAAAGTGGTGTCGGAAAATTGAAGAAGTCAAACAATTCTATATTGAACAAAACAGATTATGA
- the LOC108949822 gene encoding uncharacterized protein LOC108949822 yields MYFHYKNDLLWSFYDYVETTERKRCITLHTMYRKMMEKQERLSMEKKSSETKFSPVVSNELLDCMVNLCDVDSVKPHAIEEPIVNTCAHCGMLFNGMTELQIEFHKKRHNPDRPWPVLKFAQMSLPNTKKLSGRKSVLNSYKTKQNNHQKEEDNEKEKNKQVIDETLKQSKFHKTQKFSSSSFRSCYPHYSNPYKRATARKSRPGSF; encoded by the exons ATGTATTTTCACTATAAAAATGATCTCCTGTGGAGCTTTTATGACTATGTGGAAACTACAGAAAGAAAAAGGTGTATAACGCTGCATACAATGTACAGGAAGATGATGGAAAAACAAGAGAGGCTTTCAATGGAAAAGAAATCTTCCGAGACAAAGTTTTCACCAGTTGTTTCAAATGAATTGCTAGATTGCATGGTCAACTTATGTGATGTTGACTCGGTAAAACCTCATGCAATAG aggAACCAATTGTGAATACTTGTGCACACTGTGGAATGCTGTTCAATGGAATGACTGAGCTTCAAATTGAGTTTCATAAGAAACGTCACAATCCCGACAGACCGTGGCCTGTTCTTAAGTTTGCCCAGATGTCTCTTCCCAACACTAAAAAACTGTCCGGAAGAAagtctgttttaaacagttataaaactaaacaaaataatcatCAGAAAGAAGAAGATaacgaaaaagaaaaaaataaacaagttatagatgaaactttaaaacaatctaaatttcataaaacacaaaagttttCTTCCAGTTCTTTCCGATCATGCTACCCTCATTATAGCAACCCCTACAAACGCGCAACTGCTCGCAAATCTCGCCCAGGTTcattttaa